The proteins below are encoded in one region of Saccopteryx leptura isolate mSacLep1 chromosome 1, mSacLep1_pri_phased_curated, whole genome shotgun sequence:
- the RING1 gene encoding E3 ubiquitin-protein ligase RING1 translates to MTTPANAQNASKTWELSLYELHRTPQEAIMDGTEIAVSPRSLHSELMCPICLDMLKNTMTTKECLHRFCSDCIVTALRSGNKECPTCRKKLVSKRSLRPDPNFDALISKIYPSREEYEAHQDRVLIRLSRLHNQQALSSSIEEGLRMQAMHRAQRVRRPMPGSDQTTTMSGGEGEPGEGEGDGEDVSSDSAPDSAPGPAPKRPRGGGAGGSSVGTGGGGPGGVGGGAGSEDSGDRGGTLGGGTLGPPSPPGAPSPPEPGGEIELVFRPHPLLVEKGEYCQTRYVKTTGNATVDHLSKYLALRIALERRQQQEAGEPGGPGGGVSDAGGPDGGGGEGGGAGGGDSPEEPALPSLEGVSEKQYTIYIAPGGGAFTTLNGSLTLELVNEKFWKVSRPLELCYAPTKDPK, encoded by the exons GAAGCCATCATGGACGGCACGGAGATTGCAGTCTCCCCTCGGTCACTGCACTCGGAACTCATGTGCCCCATCTGCCTGGATATGCTGAAGAACACGATGACCACCAAGGAGTGCCTCCACCGATTCTGCTCTGACTGTATTGTCACGGCCCTGCGGAGCGG GAACAAGGAGTGCCCTACCTGCCGCAAGAAGCTGGTCTCCAAGCGGTCTCTGAGGCCAGACCCGAACTTTGACGCCCTGATCTCAAAGATCTACCCCAGCCGGGAGGAGTATGAGGCCCACCAAGACCGGGTGCTCATCCGTCTCAGCCGCCTGCACAACCAGCAGGCCCTGAGCTCCAGTATCGAGGAGGGGCTGCGCATGCAGGCCATGCACAG GGCCCAGCGTGTGAGGCGGCCGATGCCGGGGTCAGATCAGACCACTACGATgagtggaggggaaggagaacccggggagggagagggggatggagaGGATGTGAGCTCTGACTCCGCCCCTGACTCCGCCCCAGGCCCTGCTCCCAAGCGACCCCGCGGCGGGGGCGCAGGGGGGAGCAGTGTAGGGACAGGAGGAGGAGGTcctggtggggtgggtgggggcgctggTTCTGAAGACTCTGGCGACCGGGGAGGGACCTTGGGAGGGGGTACCCTGGGCCCCCCAAGCCCTCCTGGGGCCCCCAGTCCCCCGGAGCCAGGTGGAGAAATTGAGCTCGTGTTCCGGCCCCACCCACTGCTCGTGGAGAAGGGAGAATACTGCCAGACTAG GTATGTGAAGACCACGGGGAACGCCACGGTAGACCATCTCTCCAAGTACCTGGCCCTGCGCATCGCCCTTGAGCGGAGGCAGCAGCAAGAGGCTGGGGAGCCAGGAGGGCCTGGAGGGGGCGTCTCTGATGCTGGGGgacctgatgggggtgggggggagggtgggggggccGGAGGAGGTGACAGCCCTGAAGAGCCTGCCCTGCCCAGTCTGGAGGGTGTCAGCGAGAAGCAATACACCATCTACATCGCTCCTGGGGGTGGAGCTTTCACG ACACTAAATGGCTCTCTGACCCTGGAGCTGGTGAACGAGAAGTTTTGGAAGGTGTCCCGACCACTGGAGCTCTGCTACGCCCCCACCAAGGATCCAAAGTGA